The Deinococcus terrestris genomic sequence CACGCGGCAGTCCCAGGGCGAGGTAATCCTCCACCGCGTTCGTGCAGGCCTGATCCATGAATTCCAGCTTGGCGGGCACGGCCCCGGCAGCGATCGCCCGACTCACCGCCTCGGCGCACTCGCCCACCTCCGCGAAGCTCGCCAGCAAGGTGCGGGTGTACTTCGGTGGCGGGCTGAGGCGCAGGGTGGCTTCCGTGATGAGGCCCAGCGTCCCCTCCGAGCCGATCAGCAGCCCGGCGAGGTCGTAGGCGTCGCGGGTGAGGTCATGCACCTCGCCGTCGGCGTCCACGAACTGCAAGCCGCGCACGTAATCGCCCGTCACCCCGTACTTGAAGCACAGCGGCCCGCCCGCGTTCTCGCCCAGGTTGCCGCCGATGGTGCTGGTGCGGAAGCTGGCCGGGTCGGGGGGGTAGATCAGGCCGTGGGGCCGCGCCGCCTCGGTCACGCTGAGGGTGACCACGCCCGCCTGCGCCCGCGCCTCGCGCCACTCGGGAAACACTTCCAGCCGGGTCATCCGGGTGAAGGAGAGGACGAGGCCAGTTTGCATCGGCACCGCCCCGCCACTCAATCCACTCGCCGCCCCACGCCCCACGATGGGCACGCCCGCCGCCCGCGCCGCCCGCACCGCCATCACCACGTCCGCCGTGCTCTCGGGCAGGACGACGGCCAGCGGCGTTTCCCCGAATTGAATGGCGTCGTAGCGGTAGTTCCGGCGCTCGGAGAGGGTGGAGAGGACCTTCGTGGGGCCGAGGACGCGGGTTAGCTCAGCGGCCAGAGGATTGTCCGGCGTGCCGCCAGAGCGCGGCTTGGGAGCGCGGGAACCGGGGGTGAAGGCGGTTTTGCGGGGCGAGAAGCTCACAGCTCCCCCCGATAAGCCAAGTCCAGCACTTCCACCGTATGCAGCACCGGCACCCGACTTCCCTGCCGCCGGGTATGACTCCCAACCTGCGTATGGCAGCCGATATTCCCGCTGGCGATCAGGTCGGGAGTGGTGGACAGGATGTTCCGCGCCTTGCGGACGCCGAGTTCGTTCGCCAGTTCCGGCTGTTCGAGGTTATACGTCCCCGCCGACCCGCAGCACAGGTCACCCTCGGGGACCTCCACGACCGTCACGCCGGGAATGGCCCGCAGCAACTCGCGGGGCGCGGCGCGGACGCCCTGCGCGTGGGCGAGGTGGCAGGCATCGTGATAGGTCACCGTGAGGGGGCGGGACGTGGGGAGGAACGGCTCCAGTTCCCCGGCGTGCAGCAGCCCCGCCAGGAACTCGGAAATGTCCTGCACCTTCGCCGCGAAGGCCCGCGCCTGCACCTCGTCCGGGAGGCCGTGCAGCACCACCGGGTACTCCTTGAGGCCCGCCCCGCACCCCGCCGCGTTGGAGAGAATGGCGTCGTAGTCGTCGGGATTGAAGGCGGCGAGGTTCTGGCGAACCAGCCGCAGCGCCTCGTCCCGCGCCCCGGTGTGCAGGGCAGCGGCCCCGCAACAGCCCTGCCCCTCGGGGATCACGACCTCGAAGCCGTTGCGGGCCAGGACTCGGAGTGTGGCGGCGTTGAAATTGGGGGTCAGCGCCTGCTGAGCGCACCCCGCGAGAAAGGCGACCCGGCCCCGCCGCTTTCCTCGGGCCGGGGTGACCGGAGGCTGCGGCCGCATGGCGGGCACCCGCTCCGGCAGCAGGTCAAGGGGCGCACGCAGGGCGGCAGGCAGCAGCGGCGCGAACGGTTTGGCGTACTGGCCCACCCTCGCGGCCACACTGAAGACCTTTGGCGCCGGGAGAATCTTCAGGATGCCCGCCCGCTTTGCCCGGTCGAGCGGCGAGCGCTCCCGCCCCGGCTCGGACCAGCCGCGAAAGCTGGTGATGAGTTCGCCGTAGGGCACCCCGCTGGGGCAGGCGGTCACGCACGCCTGGCACCCCAGGCAGCGGTCGAGGTGAGGGGCGGCGTCCGCGAGGGACAGCGTGCCTTCCAGCACTTCTTTCATCAGCACGATGCGCCCGCGCGGGGAGTCCATCTCGTCCCCGAGTAGCGCGTAGGTGGGGCAGGCGGGCAGGCAGAAGCCGCAATGCACGCAGGCGTCCACCGCGTGCGCCATCACCTCGCCCTGCGGCCCCAGGGCGGGGACGGGGATGTCGTGCTGCATGGAGGGAAGGTAGCAGCTTTCAGCCGTCAGCACTCAGCCCCAGAACGCCCAAGCGTACCGCCTGAGCTGCTCAGGGCTGACTGCGCAACGCTGACGGCTGGCCCCTCCCCTACCCCCGCCGCACCTGCGCCAGAATCCCCGCCGCGATCTCCTCCACGCTGGCGGAGGTGGTGTCGCGCACCGGAATGCCCACGCGGGAAAAGAGGCGCTCTGCCCGCCGGACCTCGTGCTCGCACTGCTCGAGGCTGGCGTAGCGGCTCCCGGCCTTGCGCTGGGTGCGGATGGCGTGCAGGCGGCGGGGGTCGATGGTCAGGCCGTGCAGCTTGGCGCGGTGGGCTTCCAGCGGCCGGGGCAGCGACTCGCGCTCGAAGTCGTCTTCCGCGAGGGGGTAATTACTCGCGCGGACTCCGTGCTGGAGGGCCAGGAAGAGGCTGGTGGGCGTCTTTCCGGCCCGCGAGACGCCGACCAGAATCACGTCCGAGAGGCCGTACTGCTTGTCGCCCACCCCGTCGTCGGTGGCGAGGGCGAAGTCGAGGGCGTCCATCCGGGCGAGGTAGCTCGTCTGATCGTGCATGTCGTGGTAGCGGCCCACGCTGCGGGCGGCGTTCACGCCGAATTCCTCCTCCAGCGCTGTAAGGCCCGGCCCCAGCAGGTCGAACAGCCGGGCGGGTGCGGCCTCCAGTTCGCGCAGCACGGCGGCCTCGGTGATGGTGGTGAAGATCAGCGGGCGCTCGCCCCGCTCGGCCAGGGCCGCCACCTCCCGCGTGACCTCCCGTGCCAGCGCCAGGGTAGAGACGAAGGAGCGCTGCACGTACCGCAGCGGCTGGTCCGGAAAGTGGGCCAGCAGCGCCCGCGCGGTGGTCTCGGCAGTCAGTCCGGTGTGGTCGGAAACGATCAGGACGGTTCGGGAGGAGGTCATGGGGGCAGCGTGACACGCCGGGCGGGGGACCGTGTCACCCCAGATGGAACGCCCCGCCGGGGGCGGGCGGGGTAAGCTGGGAAGGTTCCACAACACCAACCCCCGCCGCTTCCACGCCGGGGCGCCCTACCAGAACGGAGAACGCGCATGGACATGATTCGCTGGTTCCAGACACTAAGGATGACCGACGTGGAGGTCGTGGGCGGCAAGAACGCCTCTATCGGCGAGATGATTCAGGGCCTCGCGGGGGCCGGGGTGCGGGTGCCCGGCGGCTTTGCCACCACCGCCGACGCCTTCCGCGCCTTCCTGACGCAGAACGGGATAGAGGAGCGCATCAACGCCCGCCTCTCCGCGCTGGACGTGAACGACGTGGTCGCCCTCGCGGACGCCGGGCGCGAGATTCGCGGCTGGGTGGAGGGCGGCGAACTGCCCGCCGAGCTGGAAGCGGCGATCCGCGACGGTTACGCGCAGATGACCGCCGAAGCGGGCGGCACCGAACCCGACGTGGCCGTGCGGTCCAGCGCGACGGCGGAGGACCTGCCGGAAGCCAGCTTCGCCGGGCAGCAGGAAACCTTCCTGAATGTGCGCGGCATCGACTCGGTGCTGCACCACGTCCGGCTCGTCTTCGCCAGCCTGTACAACGACCGAGCGATCTCCTACCGCGTTCACCACAACTTCGAGCACGCGGACGTGGCGCTCTCAGCGGGCGTGCAGCGGATGGTGCGGACCGACCTGGGCGTGTCGGGCGTGGCCTTTACCCTGGACACCGAGAGCGGCTACCGGGACGCGGTGCTGGTGACGGCGGCGTACGGCCTGGGCGAACTCGTCGTGCAGGGGGCCGTGAACCCCGACGAGTACTTCGTGTACAAGCCCGCGCTGAAGGCCGGAAAGCGGGCGGTCCTCCGGCGGACGCTGGGCAGCAAGGCCCGCAAAATGATCTACGCCGAGGGCGGCGGTGTGGCATCGGTGGACGTGCCCGAGGCCGAGCAGCGGCGCTTCTGCCTTAGCGACGACGACCTCACCGAACTCGCCCGGCAGTGCGTGACCATCGAGGAACACTACGGCCGCCCGATGGACATCGAGTGGGGCAAGGACGGGCGCGACGGGCAGATTTACATCCTCCAGGCGCGGCCCGAGACCGTGCAGAGCCGCACCGGGCGCACGCTGGAGCGCTTCGAGCTGGGCGGGACGGGCGACGTGCTCGTCGAGGGCCGCGCGGTCGGCAACCGCATCGGCGCGGGCGTGGTGCGGGTGGTGCGCGACGTGGCGCAGATGGACCAGGTGCGCGACGGCGACATTCTCGTCGCGGACATGACCGACCCTGACTGGGAACCGGTCATGAAGCGGGCCTCGGCCATCGTGACCAACCGGGGCGGGCGCACCTGCCACGCGGCGATCATCGCGCGGGAGCTGGGAATTCCGGCGGTTGTGGGCACCGGCAACGCGACCCGCGAGCTGGAGAGCGGCGCCCAGGTCACCGTCTCCTGCGCCGAGGGCGATACCGGCTACGTCTACGCGGGCGAGTTGCCCTACCGGGTCAACCGCGTCGAGCTGGACGCTATGCCCCCCGTCGCCATGAAGATCATGATGAACGTGGCCTCGCCCGA encodes the following:
- a CDS encoding FAD-binding oxidoreductase, whose amino-acid sequence is MSFSPRKTAFTPGSRAPKPRSGGTPDNPLAAELTRVLGPTKVLSTLSERRNYRYDAIQFGETPLAVVLPESTADVVMAVRAARAAGVPIVGRGAASGLSGGAVPMQTGLVLSFTRMTRLEVFPEWREARAQAGVVTLSVTEAARPHGLIYPPDPASFRTSTIGGNLGENAGGPLCFKYGVTGDYVRGLQFVDADGEVHDLTRDAYDLAGLLIGSEGTLGLITEATLRLSPPPKYTRTLLASFAEVGECAEAVSRAIAAGAVPAKLEFMDQACTNAVEDYLALGLPRDAGAVLLVDTDGDDLDTVEEERTLVEAACREAGGTVRRAATDAEAAALWQARRSVSPALGRIRPQRMNEDIVVPRSVLPEVVREIRTLGDASGLPVVQFGHIGDGNLHPNILYDPRRESPEAVHALAHAIALVALRHGGVLSGEHGIGTIKRPFMREALDSVTLGALRDVKRALDPAGRLNPGKILPDEERETHAHP
- the glcF gene encoding glycolate oxidase subunit GlcF; the encoded protein is MQHDIPVPALGPQGEVMAHAVDACVHCGFCLPACPTYALLGDEMDSPRGRIVLMKEVLEGTLSLADAAPHLDRCLGCQACVTACPSGVPYGELITSFRGWSEPGRERSPLDRAKRAGILKILPAPKVFSVAARVGQYAKPFAPLLPAALRAPLDLLPERVPAMRPQPPVTPARGKRRGRVAFLAGCAQQALTPNFNAATLRVLARNGFEVVIPEGQGCCGAAALHTGARDEALRLVRQNLAAFNPDDYDAILSNAAGCGAGLKEYPVVLHGLPDEVQARAFAAKVQDISEFLAGLLHAGELEPFLPTSRPLTVTYHDACHLAHAQGVRAAPRELLRAIPGVTVVEVPEGDLCCGSAGTYNLEQPELANELGVRKARNILSTTPDLIASGNIGCHTQVGSHTRRQGSRVPVLHTVEVLDLAYRGEL
- a CDS encoding pyruvate, water dikinase regulatory protein; amino-acid sequence: MTSSRTVLIVSDHTGLTAETTARALLAHFPDQPLRYVQRSFVSTLALAREVTREVAALAERGERPLIFTTITEAAVLRELEAAPARLFDLLGPGLTALEEEFGVNAARSVGRYHDMHDQTSYLARMDALDFALATDDGVGDKQYGLSDVILVGVSRAGKTPTSLFLALQHGVRASNYPLAEDDFERESLPRPLEAHRAKLHGLTIDPRRLHAIRTQRKAGSRYASLEQCEHEVRRAERLFSRVGIPVRDTTSASVEEIAAGILAQVRRG
- the ppsA gene encoding phosphoenolpyruvate synthase, giving the protein MDMIRWFQTLRMTDVEVVGGKNASIGEMIQGLAGAGVRVPGGFATTADAFRAFLTQNGIEERINARLSALDVNDVVALADAGREIRGWVEGGELPAELEAAIRDGYAQMTAEAGGTEPDVAVRSSATAEDLPEASFAGQQETFLNVRGIDSVLHHVRLVFASLYNDRAISYRVHHNFEHADVALSAGVQRMVRTDLGVSGVAFTLDTESGYRDAVLVTAAYGLGELVVQGAVNPDEYFVYKPALKAGKRAVLRRTLGSKARKMIYAEGGGVASVDVPEAEQRRFCLSDDDLTELARQCVTIEEHYGRPMDIEWGKDGRDGQIYILQARPETVQSRTGRTLERFELGGTGDVLVEGRAVGNRIGAGVVRVVRDVAQMDQVRDGDILVADMTDPDWEPVMKRASAIVTNRGGRTCHAAIIARELGIPAVVGTGNATRELESGAQVTVSCAEGDTGYVYAGELPYRVNRVELDAMPPVAMKIMMNVASPDRAFSFAALPNEGVGLARVEFVISNVIGIHPRALLDYPNVPDDVRAQIEAKTAGYATPRDFFREKLAEGVATIAAAFAPKPVIVRLSDFKSNEYAHLIGGPAYEPHEENPMIGFRGASRYRSPDFAAAFALECEAIREVRDGMGLTNVQVMIPFVRTVGEAQAVTEVLERNGLRRGENGLKVIMMCEIPSNAILAEQFLEHFDGFSIGSNDLTQLTLALDRDSGLVADLFDEQNEAVLALMSQAIAAAKRAGKYIGICGQGPSDHPALAQWLMDQGIDSVSLNPDSVLSTWLSLAGEPEAARA